One Pempheris klunzingeri isolate RE-2024b chromosome 22, fPemKlu1.hap1, whole genome shotgun sequence DNA segment encodes these proteins:
- the LOC139222250 gene encoding hyaluronidase PH-20-like — translation MGRGKVPVALIEMSASNVTRAASTRQTGLPPPPSLPQTTGPLFEHQPFIVSWNIPDLVCNRNNISLDTSPFKGVATPAKVPGQFLSLFYTDRLGLYPHVDLTSMKQFNGGIPQRANLKASMNKARADIKYYIPSKTSRGLAVIDWEEWRPLWDRNWGNKRIYQTLSVAHIMHTNRSLTVQQATEEAKLKFQVGARSFMSGMLSVGRAMRPNYLWGFYLFPNCYNYGWEKPGYTGQCSREVRRQNDELRWLWESSTALYPSVYLQVSLADNPRAALMVRNRVQEALRVTALPRRSGTAPVFVYMRPVFVDQNRRFLNQGDLVRTIGESAAVGASGAVLWGASADYDDQTSCSGLSSYLSSTLNPYITNVTVAAQLCSSFLCRGNGRCVRKNYNSNHYLHLNPENFKVMHVHKRYLVLGRPTLTDLKALSRRFTCQCYKGLSCSPRTHRQLAKALSFSVKQGLHHKAHTLNKAMLDDMQQASIAKYDGKKNLKV, via the exons GAGCAGCATCCACTCGTCAGACCGGACTGCCTccgcctccctctctcccccaaaCCACAGGCCCGCTGTTCGAGCACCAGCCTTTCATAGTTAGCTGGAACATCCCTGATCTGGTGTGTAACAGGAACAACATCTCATTGGACACATCACCCTTTAAAGGAGTGGCCACACCTGCCAAG GTCCCAGGTCAGTTCCTGTCTCTGTTCTACACGGACCGACTGGGTCTTTATCCGCATGTAGACCTCACTAGTATGAAACAGTTCAATGGTGGCATCCCTCAGAGAGCCAACCTGAAAGCCAGCATGAACAAGGCCAGAGCAGATATCAAGTACTACATCCCATCCAA gaCAAGCAGAGGCTTGGCTGTGATAGACTGGGAGGAATGGCGCCCCCTATGGGACAGAAATTGGGGCAACAAGAGAATCTACCAGACTTTATCTGTGGCCCACATAATGCACACAAACCGCTCCCTCACGGTGCAACAGGCCACAGAGGAAGCCAAACTAAAGTTCCAG GTGGGAGCCAGGAGTTTCATGTCAGGGATGTTGTCAGTGGGCAGAGCTATGAGACCCAACTATCTCTGGGGCTTCTATCTGTTTCCTAACTGCTACAATTATGGCTGGGAGAAGCCAGGCTACACAGGCCAGTGCTCCAGGGAGGTGAGGAGGCAGAATGATGAGCTACGGTGGCTGTGGGAGTCCAGCACTGCCCTCTACCCCTCTGTCTACCTGCAG GTCTCTCTGGCAGACAATCCCAGAGCTGCCCTGATGGTGAGGAACCGTGTCCAGGAGGCTTTGAGAGTGACAGCACTGCCCAGACGGAGCGGCACTGCACCCGTGTTTGTTTACATGCGACCTGTCTTTGTCGATCAGAACAGACGCTTCCTAAACCAG GGGGACTTGGTTAGAACCATTGGGGAGAGCGCAGCAGTGGGAGCGTCTGGCGCTGTGCTGTGGGGGGCCAGCGCCGACTATGATGACCAG ACTTCTTGTAGCGGCCTCTCGTCCtacctctcctccaccctcaaCCCTTACATCACCAATGTCACCGTAGCTGcccagctctgcagcagcttcctgtgccGAGGGAACGGCCGCTGCGTTAGAAAGAACTACAACTCCAATCACTACCTCCACCTAAACCCTGAGAATTTCAAGGTCATGCATGTTCATAAGCGCTACCTTGTCCTAGGGAGGCCGACCCTCACAGACCTGAAGGCTTTGAGCAGGAGGTTTACCTGTCAGTGCTACAAAGGACTGAGCTGCTCTCCCAGGACTCACAGACAGCTAGCCAAGGCCCTGTCATTTAGTGTGAAGCAAGGGCTGCACCACAAGGCTCACACTCTGAATAAAGCCATGTTGGATGATATGCAACAAGCCAGTATTGCTAAGTATGACGGTAAAAAGAACCTGAAAGTTTAG